Proteins encoded by one window of Acuticoccus sp. MNP-M23:
- a CDS encoding LacI family DNA-binding transcriptional regulator, giving the protein MADDPKPGGSPRKVRLIEIAQKVGLSRATVSLALRRHPSIPKQTRERIEAAARELGYVYNRGAASLRTASTHTVGIVVNDLTNPYFAEIVAAVQEEMTRIGRVVLFGNSQETPERQAEFIETFREYNVDGIILCPSAGTDPATIRDVQDSGLPLVLFSRDMPGVDADYVGGANLDGMRSATAHLIALGHRRIAMVGINRKIATGRDRLGGYGRALEEAGLAFDASIVVDGPATREFGMAAIGQLLAADGTITACVCFNDVVAFGVMLGLRRAGREAGADFSVVGFDDIAEASLWQPALTSLFLSRQEIGRHAASLLMRRLGNPSAPPSRVILPFVLAERDSVQPLHHAGGRASQ; this is encoded by the coding sequence ATGGCCGATGACCCGAAGCCGGGTGGCTCGCCCCGGAAGGTTCGCCTGATCGAAATCGCGCAGAAAGTGGGCCTGTCGCGCGCAACGGTCTCGCTGGCGCTGCGCCGCCACCCCTCCATCCCCAAACAGACGCGCGAGCGGATCGAAGCTGCCGCACGCGAACTCGGCTACGTCTACAACAGGGGCGCTGCCAGCCTGCGCACGGCCTCCACCCACACTGTGGGCATTGTCGTCAACGATCTCACCAACCCCTATTTTGCGGAGATCGTTGCGGCGGTGCAGGAGGAGATGACGCGGATCGGCCGGGTGGTCCTCTTCGGCAACTCGCAGGAAACGCCGGAGCGGCAGGCCGAATTCATCGAGACATTCCGCGAATACAATGTCGACGGCATCATCCTGTGCCCCTCGGCGGGCACCGATCCGGCGACCATTCGCGACGTGCAGGACAGCGGGCTGCCTCTGGTCCTCTTCTCGCGCGACATGCCGGGCGTTGACGCGGACTATGTCGGCGGGGCGAACCTTGACGGAATGCGCAGCGCGACAGCGCACCTCATTGCCCTTGGCCACCGGCGGATCGCCATGGTCGGCATCAACCGCAAGATTGCGACCGGGCGCGACCGGCTTGGCGGCTACGGTCGCGCGCTGGAGGAGGCGGGGCTGGCGTTCGACGCGTCGATCGTGGTTGACGGGCCTGCAACGCGGGAGTTCGGCATGGCCGCCATCGGCCAGCTTCTCGCGGCGGACGGCACCATCACCGCATGCGTGTGCTTCAACGATGTGGTGGCGTTCGGCGTGATGCTGGGGCTGCGGCGCGCTGGCCGGGAGGCGGGGGCAGACTTTTCGGTGGTCGGCTTCGACGACATTGCGGAGGCCAGTCTCTGGCAACCTGCGTTGACGTCGCTGTTCCTGTCCCGCCAGGAAATCGGCCGCCATGCGGCATCCCTTCTCATGCGCCGGCTTGGAAATCCGTCCGCACCGCCAAGCCGCGTCATCTTGCCATTCGTTCTGGCGGAGCGGGACAGCGTTCAGCCGCTGCACCATGCCGGGGGACGGGCCAGCCAGTGA
- a CDS encoding 3-ketoacyl-ACP reductase, with amino-acid sequence MDADSHRKVALVTGAGRGIGQAIAIALAKAGFDIAANDLTADGLVDTLAAVRAAGRRATPVAGDIADVASHDAMVDAAAAFGPLACLVNNAGISVRTRGDMLDVTPESFDRVVGVNLRGTFFLTQAVARRMLEDAAAGDGHGRTIITVSSANAFAASPDRAEYCLSKSALSMMTKLYAVRLAEAGIGAYEIRPGVIRTAMTAVARERYDGLYARGDFTPVNRWGEPSEVGKAAALLASGQLSFSTGDIIHVDGGMHIARV; translated from the coding sequence ATGGACGCTGACTCACACCGCAAGGTCGCGCTGGTTACGGGGGCCGGCCGGGGCATCGGCCAGGCCATCGCCATTGCGCTGGCAAAGGCCGGTTTCGATATTGCGGCCAACGACCTCACCGCCGACGGGCTGGTGGACACACTGGCTGCGGTGCGCGCCGCGGGCCGGCGTGCCACGCCTGTTGCGGGCGACATTGCCGATGTTGCGAGCCACGACGCGATGGTGGACGCGGCCGCCGCGTTCGGGCCGCTGGCGTGCCTCGTCAACAATGCCGGCATTTCGGTCAGGACGCGGGGTGACATGCTGGACGTGACGCCGGAAAGCTTCGATCGTGTTGTCGGCGTCAACCTGCGCGGCACGTTCTTTCTCACCCAGGCCGTTGCCCGCCGGATGCTGGAGGATGCCGCCGCGGGCGATGGACATGGCCGCACCATCATCACCGTGTCGTCGGCCAACGCATTCGCCGCTTCGCCTGACCGCGCCGAATATTGCCTCTCGAAGTCGGCGCTTTCGATGATGACCAAGCTTTACGCCGTGCGCCTTGCCGAGGCCGGGATCGGCGCCTACGAGATCCGCCCCGGCGTCATCCGCACGGCAATGACCGCCGTAGCGCGCGAACGGTACGACGGGCTTTACGCGCGCGGCGACTTCACGCCGGTCAACCGCTGGGGCGAACCGTCGGAAGTCGGCAAGGCGGCCGCGTTGCTGGCGAGCGGCCAGCTTTCCTTCTCCACCGGCGACATCATCCATGTGGACGGCGGCATGCACATCGCGAGGGTATGA